In one window of Gossypium hirsutum isolate 1008001.06 chromosome A01, Gossypium_hirsutum_v2.1, whole genome shotgun sequence DNA:
- the LOC107916757 gene encoding probable CDP-diacylglycerol--inositol 3-phosphatidyltransferase 2: MPNNKSKPGPSRMSVYLYIPNIIGYIRILLNCYAFAICFSSKSLFAALYFLSFVCDAVDGWCARKFNQASTFGAVLDMVTDRISTACLLVILSQVYRPSLVFLSLLALDIASHWLQMYSSFLVGKASHKDVRDSSNWLFKLYYGNRMFMGYCCVACEVLYIALFLISSKHTENLMDVVVTTLKQGSPLSLLVAISLLGCSIKQVINIIQMKTAADACVLYDTEKKQKR; the protein is encoded by the exons ATGCCCAACAACAAGTCTAAACCCGGACCAAGCCGAATGTCTGTTTACCTTTACATTCCCAATATTATTG GGTATATAAGAATTCTGTTGAATTGCTATGCTTTTGCTATATGCTTTTCCAGCAAAAGTCTTTTTGCTGCTCTGTATTTTCTAAG CTTTGTTTGTGATGCTGTGGATGGTTGGTGTGCTCGCAAATTCAACCAAG CTTCAACGTTTGGAGCTGTCCTGGACATGGTAACGGATAG GATTAGCACTGCTTGTCTACTGGTTATACTTTCTCAAGTGTATAG GCCTAGCTTGGTTTTCTTGTCATTGCTAGCCCTAGATATTGCTAGTCACTGGCTGCAGATGTACAG TTCATTTCTAGTTGGTAAGGCTAGTCATAAAGATGTGAGAGACAGCTCCAATTGGCTTTTCAAGCTTTACTATGGGAACCGGATGTTTATGGGTTATTGTTGTGTGGCTTGTGAG GTTCTTTACATAGCCTTATTTCTTATCTCGAGTAAACATactgaaaatttgatggat gTTGTAGTGACGACCCTGAAACAGGGTTCACCTCTTTCTCTTCTTGTTGCTATAAGCTTATTGGGATGCTCAATCAAGCAGGTCATCAATATTATACAG ATGAAGACAGCCGCAGATGCATGTGTGCTTTACGACACTGAAAAAAAGCAGAAGCGATAA
- the LOC107916756 gene encoding uncharacterized protein, translating into MERLLYSSSPTPLEISRKPSPFLSRLARFDSPTLGFVPSLTRPQLRRFISISCKAENNPSHFSYPLSNPSNELPSLGSPRVDSANGSTPTSNFLKLFAIKASAQRKAITAGTYIALSAIIMFLIQPIFVPAAFATFQAGTKASGTAAAAVGGGVLRTELLSSAWTGFFAGCLHTLSGPDHLAALAPLSIGRTRMESAVVGALWGCGHDAGQVIFGLLFLLLKDHLHIEIIRTWGTRVVGLTLLVIGAMGIREASEVPTPCVALENGECDVSVYETLENPAVGKKKIGFATFATGIVHGLQPDALMMVLPALALPSRVAGAAFLIMFLLGTVVAMGSYTVFIGSCSQALKDRIPRITEKLTWASSLVAIALGVAIIVSQFFGFSLY; encoded by the exons ATGGAAAGGCTTCTTTACTCCTCTTCTCCAACTCCTTTGGAGATCTCTCGAAAGCCCTCTCCTTTTCTCTCTCGACTCGCCAGATTCGACTCTCCTACTCTGGGCTTCGTTCCTTCGCTCACTCGCCCCCAACTCAGGCGATTCATTTCTATTTCATGCAAGGCCGAAAATAACCCATCTCACTTCTCTTATCCTCTATCCAATCCCAGCAATGAATTGCCTTCACTCGGTTCTCCGCGAGTCGACTCGGCAAATGGGTCAACACCCACTTccaattttctcaagctttttgcAATTAAAGCTTCTGCACAAAGAAAG GCAATCACAGCAGGGACATATATAGCACTCTCTGCCATTATCATGTTCTTAATCCAACCAATTTTTGTACCAGCAGCTTTTGCAACCTTTCAAGCTGGTACTAAAGCCAGTGGAACTGCAGCTGCTGCAGTCGGGGGTGGAGTACTCCGTACTGAATTACTAAGTAGCGCATGGACTGGTTTCTTTGCTGGTTGCTTACATACCCTATCGGGGCCTGACCACCTAGCTGCTTTGGCTCCACTATCTATTGGCCGTACTCGAATGGAAAGTGCTGTTGTTGGAGCTCTATGGGGTTGTGGTCATGATGCTGGTCAGGTTATCTTTGGATTACTATTTTTACTTCTAAAGGATCACCTTCACATTGAAATCATCCGGACTTGGGGTACAAGAGTGGTGGGCTTAACGTTGCTTGTTATTGGGGCAATGGGTATAAGAGAAGCTTCAGAGGTTCCTACCCCATGTGTTGCCTTAGAAAATGGTGAGTGTGATGTTAGTGTTTACGAGACACTTGAAAACCCAGCAGTCGGAAAAAAGAAGATTGGTTTTGCTACTTTTGCCACTGGGATCGTTCATGGGTTGCAGCCAGATGCTCTAATGATGGTTCTGCCAGCACTTGCTTTACCATCTCGTGTGGCCGGTGCTGCATTCCTTATCATGTTCTTGCTCGGAACTGTGGTGGCAATGGGAAGCTATACGGTGTTTATAGGCTCATGCAGTCAAGCATTAAAAGATAGGATCCCCAGAATCACTGAGAAACTTACATGGGCATCTTCTCTTGTAGCAATTGCTCTTGGAGTAGCCATTATCGTAAGCCAATTTTTCGGATTTAGTCTCTATTGA